One stretch of Prunus persica cultivar Lovell chromosome G1, Prunus_persica_NCBIv2, whole genome shotgun sequence DNA includes these proteins:
- the LOC18789393 gene encoding mitochondrial pyruvate carrier 1 isoform X2: MASFRAFLNSPVGPKTTHFWGPIANWGFVAAGLADMNKPPEMISGNMTAAMCVYSALFMRFAWMVQPRNYLLLACHVSNETVQLYQLSRWARGQG; encoded by the exons ATGGCATCATTCCGAGCATTCTTGAACAGTCCAGTTGGTCCAAAAACAACTCACTTTTGGGGACCTATTGCAAACTGGGGATTCGTTGCCGCG GGATTGGCGGATATGAACAAACCTCCAGAAATGATTTCTGGCAACATGACAGCAG CAATGTGCGTTTATTCTGCATTGTTTATGAGATTCGCATGGATGGTGCAGCCTCGCAATTATCTACTTTTGGCATGCCATGTCTCAAATGAGACTGTCCAACTCTATCAACTCTCTCGCTGGGCAAGGGGTCAGGGGTAA